In a single window of the Gemmatimonadota bacterium genome:
- a CDS encoding GWxTD domain-containing protein: MTYLSVRCRRVAFPLIVHRSVEAPIRHFPFGRVACALLLVASPLRAQEAKDRPLIDSLFAAMAQADAAKDLPDLSRCSVTPGSFARMCEGLLLTRRAELAGQSDDANRAEALLRRTVEEKPEWAVAWYGLGVARFELARFKVLAREGPRQGAGVSWVAGGTAALVRALELEPTLLGAGEALARAPMPREGVSRVAERLAILKRLRGSLTMTPASRLALGQLEREAGNADTATVLLGEAMAAGADSGVAMLEMARALHKAGRPVEGRGLLFAGAERTTTPESKRRYREELSWVATPQEMASWDSAAAPQRKAWLENFWGGRDVREGRAEGERLIEHYVRMDYASKNFKITIPQVGRQKTRSVAVATDVDWIPTTTVVSSDAPTPTAEQVDAEADLASDNNYSALVGVKVPFRVFSVTQDLIDDRGIVWIRHGKPDLKTVTVGGTAGEAWLYRRSGEPALVLFFAEADFDGSTGASVLVPTPAGGLPEAINQLCGGGMGMCDGLQGNAVSAGRGSNTDGSPRRIGASEVRASPDQIRNQRNAGIAQIKRAVTSDAFPRTFEAPLDPIAQIYGLDRASGGSPRLVVAFALPGEKLTYTTPPEAGGRAIYPVRVRLLSIDQATGARYELDSLRQFAAATPLKEGQYLTGVAEMKVPAGRYTTTLVLTQDGGKGALARLAAVEAPTNTGLRVSDVVLGREGSGVTWNSGSTRVAMNPLNAYAKGATAELYYQLSGLKVGQSYATKLEFLPSSEKETKPKLSLSFSASADADRVEVARSIGLENLEPGSYRLRVTVSGAGATSTATAWLVIAKK, translated from the coding sequence GTGACGTACCTTTCGGTACGTTGCCGTCGTGTCGCGTTTCCGCTGATCGTCCATCGTTCCGTCGAGGCTCCCATCCGTCACTTTCCGTTCGGTCGTGTCGCCTGCGCGCTCCTGCTGGTTGCCTCTCCGCTGCGCGCGCAGGAGGCGAAGGACCGCCCGCTGATCGATTCGCTGTTCGCCGCGATGGCGCAAGCCGATGCCGCCAAGGACCTCCCCGACCTCTCTCGCTGCAGCGTGACGCCGGGGTCCTTCGCGCGGATGTGCGAGGGATTGCTGCTGACGCGCCGGGCGGAGTTGGCCGGCCAGTCCGATGATGCCAATCGCGCGGAGGCGCTGCTCCGGCGCACCGTCGAAGAGAAGCCCGAGTGGGCGGTGGCGTGGTACGGACTGGGCGTGGCGCGCTTTGAGTTGGCGCGCTTCAAGGTGTTGGCTCGCGAAGGTCCGCGGCAGGGCGCTGGCGTGAGTTGGGTGGCCGGTGGCACGGCGGCGTTGGTGCGCGCCCTCGAACTCGAACCCACCCTGCTCGGTGCCGGCGAGGCCCTCGCTCGCGCGCCGATGCCGCGCGAAGGGGTGTCGCGCGTCGCCGAGCGGTTGGCGATCCTCAAGCGGTTGCGTGGCTCGCTGACGATGACGCCGGCCTCACGCCTGGCGCTCGGCCAGCTGGAACGCGAGGCCGGCAACGCCGACACCGCGACCGTCCTGCTCGGCGAGGCGATGGCCGCTGGCGCCGACAGCGGCGTCGCGATGCTGGAGATGGCGCGCGCGCTGCACAAGGCGGGGCGTCCGGTCGAGGGGCGCGGGCTGCTCTTCGCCGGCGCCGAACGCACCACGACACCGGAGTCGAAGCGTCGTTACCGGGAAGAGCTGAGCTGGGTCGCCACGCCCCAGGAGATGGCGTCGTGGGACTCGGCGGCCGCGCCGCAGCGCAAGGCATGGCTCGAGAACTTCTGGGGCGGGCGCGATGTCCGCGAAGGGCGCGCCGAGGGTGAGCGGTTGATCGAGCACTACGTGCGCATGGACTACGCCTCCAAGAATTTCAAGATCACCATCCCGCAAGTTGGCCGGCAGAAGACGCGGAGCGTCGCCGTGGCGACGGATGTGGATTGGATTCCGACCACCACGGTGGTGAGCAGCGACGCCCCCACGCCCACCGCCGAGCAGGTCGATGCCGAAGCCGATCTGGCGTCGGACAACAACTACTCCGCCCTGGTCGGCGTCAAGGTGCCGTTCCGCGTCTTCAGCGTCACGCAGGACCTGATCGATGACCGCGGCATCGTCTGGATCCGGCACGGCAAGCCGGACCTCAAGACGGTGACCGTGGGGGGCACCGCCGGGGAAGCGTGGCTCTACCGACGCTCGGGCGAGCCGGCGCTGGTGCTCTTCTTTGCGGAGGCGGACTTCGATGGCAGCACCGGCGCGAGCGTGCTCGTTCCGACGCCCGCCGGAGGCCTCCCGGAAGCGATCAACCAGCTCTGCGGTGGCGGGATGGGGATGTGCGATGGGCTGCAGGGCAACGCCGTCAGCGCCGGCCGTGGTAGCAACACGGACGGCTCCCCGCGCCGGATCGGTGCGTCCGAAGTTCGCGCCTCGCCGGACCAGATTCGCAACCAGCGCAATGCCGGCATCGCGCAGATCAAGCGTGCGGTGACCAGTGACGCCTTTCCGCGCACCTTCGAGGCACCGCTCGACCCGATCGCCCAGATCTACGGGCTCGATCGCGCGTCGGGCGGCTCGCCGCGGTTGGTCGTGGCCTTCGCGCTCCCGGGTGAGAAGCTCACCTACACGACACCGCCGGAGGCGGGCGGCCGCGCGATTTACCCGGTGCGGGTGCGCCTCCTCTCGATCGATCAGGCGACGGGTGCGCGCTACGAGCTCGACTCGTTGCGTCAGTTCGCGGCCGCCACGCCACTCAAGGAAGGGCAGTACCTGACGGGCGTTGCCGAGATGAAGGTGCCCGCCGGGCGGTACACCACGACGCTGGTGCTGACGCAGGATGGCGGGAAGGGGGCGTTGGCGCGGCTTGCGGCCGTCGAGGCACCGACCAACACGGGGCTCCGAGTGAGCGACGTGGTGTTGGGCCGCGAGGGGAGTGGGGTGACGTGGAATTCCGGCAGCACGCGCGTGGCGATGAACCCGCTCAACGCCTACGCCAAGGGGGCGACGGCCGAGCTCTACTATCAGCTCAGCGGATTGAAGGTCGGGCAGAGCTACGCGACCAAGCTCGAGTTCCTCCCCTCCTCGGAGAAAGAGACCAAGCCGAAGCTGTCGCTGAGCTTCTCCGCCAGCGCCGACGCCGACCGCGTCGAGGTGGCGCGGTCAATCGGCCTCGAGAATCTCGAGCCCGGGAGCTACCGCCTCCGGGTGACGGTGTCCGGGGCGGGGGCCACCTCGACGGCGACGGCCTGGCTGGTGATCGCGAAGAAGTAG
- a CDS encoding argininosuccinate synthase, whose translation MQKPTLALAFSGGLDTSYCVPRLTERGFSVHTVFVNTGGTTPEQCAAIRAQAMAVGAVDHHEVDARDLVFNRFVRFLIQANVLRGEVYPLSVAAERTQQAISVVAVAREIGAVAVAHGSTGAGNDQIRFDIALRVLAPELEIVTPIREENLSREASIAYLEARGLPVPPKSGAFSINRGLWGTTWGGGWTHDTWASPPEELLAPPADAPAPRDIVISWVNGVPVLVDGKSGPGHVLVDMLSELAASYGIGHGIHVGETALGIKGRIGFEAGSALILINAHRELEKLVLTKWQSFWKDQLGKFYGDRLHEGHYFDPALRDIEAMVESSQQKVTGETRVRLSPGRFLVTGARSPWSMMDRAVATYGEENVLWTGDEAKAFARVGAIPELLAMRADARARGEE comes from the coding sequence ATGCAGAAACCGACCCTGGCGCTCGCCTTCTCCGGCGGCCTCGATACATCCTACTGCGTCCCCCGGCTGACAGAGCGGGGGTTCTCAGTCCATACGGTCTTCGTCAACACCGGCGGCACCACCCCCGAGCAGTGCGCGGCGATCCGCGCGCAGGCGATGGCGGTGGGTGCGGTGGACCACCACGAGGTGGACGCCCGTGACCTGGTGTTCAACCGCTTCGTCCGCTTCCTGATCCAGGCCAATGTCCTCCGCGGCGAGGTGTATCCGCTCTCCGTGGCGGCCGAGCGCACCCAGCAGGCGATCTCGGTCGTGGCCGTGGCGCGGGAGATCGGGGCGGTCGCGGTGGCGCACGGCTCGACCGGCGCCGGCAACGACCAGATCCGCTTCGACATCGCGCTCCGCGTGCTCGCGCCCGAGCTCGAGATCGTCACGCCGATCCGCGAGGAGAATCTCTCGCGCGAGGCATCGATCGCCTACCTCGAGGCGCGCGGCTTGCCCGTGCCGCCCAAGTCGGGCGCCTTCTCGATCAATCGCGGCCTCTGGGGCACCACCTGGGGCGGCGGCTGGACGCATGACACTTGGGCCTCGCCGCCGGAGGAGCTGCTCGCCCCGCCGGCCGATGCGCCGGCGCCGCGCGACATCGTCATCTCCTGGGTGAACGGTGTGCCGGTGCTGGTCGACGGCAAATCGGGACCCGGGCACGTCCTGGTCGACATGCTGAGCGAGCTTGCCGCGAGCTACGGCATTGGCCATGGCATTCACGTTGGCGAGACCGCCCTTGGCATCAAGGGGCGGATCGGCTTCGAGGCCGGCAGCGCGCTGATCCTCATCAACGCGCACCGCGAGCTCGAGAAGCTGGTGCTGACCAAGTGGCAGTCGTTCTGGAAGGATCAGCTCGGCAAGTTCTACGGCGACCGCCTGCACGAAGGCCACTACTTCGATCCCGCCCTCCGCGACATCGAGGCGATGGTCGAGTCGTCGCAGCAGAAGGTGACCGGCGAGACCCGCGTCCGGCTCTCGCCGGGACGCTTCCTCGTCACCGGCGCGCGCTCGCCGTGGTCGATGATGGACCGTGCCGTGGCGACCTACGGCGAAGAAAACGTCCTGTGGACCGGCGACGAGGCCAAGGCCTTTGCCCGCGTCGGTGCCATTCCCGAGTTGCTGGCCATGCGGGCCGATGCACGTGCCCGCGGAGAGGAGTGA
- the argC gene encoding N-acetyl-gamma-glutamyl-phosphate reductase, which produces MKVAVLGAAGYVGGELLRLVLQHPDITEVVATSRSQAGKPIADLHPALALLTDARFAAHAPGEVARGKDVVFLALEHGDSTKFMGEIIDAGPGLIVDLAADFRIQDGSLHARHYGAHAAPALVHHFRYGLADVLGTSLRGARAIAAPGCFATAAQLALYAIADLPLAAPPVIFAVTGSSGGGQSLKATAHHPTRAHNLFAYGAMSHRHEGEILEQWRGWRGDAAAHARLVPHSGPFVRGIYATLHATIDVGAAGTAAGPARARQAAPLHVPTDITSHVRTRYAGRPFVRVGDAPPELTHAVGTNLALLHAVVSPDGREVQVECAIDNLIKGAGGQAIQAMNLALGLDERAGLLAPGPFPC; this is translated from the coding sequence GTGAAGGTGGCCGTGCTCGGTGCTGCCGGATATGTCGGCGGGGAACTGCTGCGGCTGGTGCTGCAGCACCCCGACATCACCGAGGTCGTCGCCACGTCACGGTCGCAGGCCGGCAAGCCGATCGCCGATCTGCATCCGGCGTTGGCGCTGCTGACCGACGCGCGCTTCGCGGCGCACGCGCCGGGCGAGGTCGCGCGCGGCAAGGACGTGGTCTTTCTGGCGCTGGAGCACGGCGACTCGACCAAGTTCATGGGCGAGATCATCGATGCGGGGCCGGGATTGATCGTCGACCTCGCCGCCGATTTCCGGATTCAGGATGGGTCGCTGCACGCGCGGCACTACGGTGCACACGCAGCGCCGGCGCTGGTCCACCACTTTCGCTACGGCCTCGCCGACGTGCTGGGGACATCGCTGCGTGGTGCCCGCGCGATCGCGGCGCCCGGTTGTTTCGCGACGGCGGCGCAGTTGGCGCTGTATGCCATCGCGGACCTGCCATTGGCCGCGCCGCCGGTGATCTTCGCCGTGACCGGGTCGAGTGGTGGCGGGCAGTCGCTCAAGGCCACTGCCCATCATCCGACCCGTGCGCACAACCTCTTCGCGTATGGCGCGATGTCGCACCGGCACGAGGGGGAGATCCTCGAGCAGTGGCGTGGCTGGCGCGGCGACGCGGCAGCGCATGCTCGGCTGGTGCCGCACTCGGGGCCGTTCGTGCGGGGGATTTATGCGACGCTGCATGCGACGATCGACGTGGGCGCGGCGGGGACCGCGGCGGGTCCGGCACGGGCGCGGCAGGCCGCGCCCCTACACGTCCCGACGGATATCACGAGCCACGTCCGCACACGATACGCGGGCCGCCCGTTTGTGCGGGTGGGCGATGCCCCGCCCGAACTCACCCATGCGGTGGGCACCAACCTCGCGTTGCTGCACGCGGTCGTGTCTCCCGACGGGCGGGAGGTGCAGGTGGAGTGCGCGATCGACAATCTGATCAAGGGCGCCGGTGGCCAGGCGATCCAGGCGATGAACCTTGCCCTCGGGCTTGATGAACGGGCCGGCCTGCTGGCCCCGGGACCCTTTCCATGCTGA
- a CDS encoding aminotransferase class III-fold pyridoxal phosphate-dependent enzyme has translation MLNRDDGPALLPVYATFPLRAVSGHGSWLVDEQGEEWLDAYGGHAVATCGHSHPDVVAAIADQAARLIFYSTAVPHAGREHLAEILARLAPGGLGKVFFCNSGAEANENLLGMARRKTGRTTIVTMLGGWHGRTAATLACTDGARYEAGARRAGVPLSRKVPFNDLAALTAAMDETVAAVLLEPVQGFSGARTATVEFLEGARALCDKFGAKLLFDEVQCGTGRLGTFTAAESFGVMPDALSLAKGLAAGLPIGAVVAHPSLVDDIAIGDLGSTFGGGPVPCAAALANIAVIEREGLLENVRRVSAQIRSVAESLPHVLTVHGRGFLLGLELDIPAADVQRALWAKRILTGTSTDPKTLRLLPPLSFSSDEAALLLAGLREVLA, from the coding sequence ATGCTGAATCGCGACGATGGGCCGGCGCTGCTGCCGGTGTACGCCACCTTCCCGCTGCGTGCCGTCTCCGGCCATGGTTCCTGGCTGGTCGACGAACAGGGCGAGGAATGGCTCGATGCCTATGGCGGCCATGCCGTGGCCACCTGCGGTCACTCGCACCCCGACGTGGTCGCCGCGATTGCCGATCAGGCGGCGCGGCTGATCTTCTATTCGACCGCCGTGCCGCACGCCGGCCGTGAGCACCTCGCCGAGATCCTCGCGCGACTCGCCCCCGGCGGACTCGGCAAGGTGTTCTTCTGCAACTCGGGCGCCGAGGCGAACGAGAACCTGCTCGGGATGGCACGACGCAAGACGGGCCGCACGACGATCGTCACCATGCTCGGTGGATGGCATGGGCGGACGGCGGCGACGCTCGCCTGCACCGATGGCGCGCGGTACGAGGCGGGGGCGCGCCGGGCCGGCGTGCCGCTCTCGCGGAAGGTGCCGTTCAACGATCTCGCGGCGCTGACGGCGGCGATGGACGAGACGGTGGCCGCCGTGCTGCTCGAACCGGTGCAGGGATTCAGCGGCGCGCGGACCGCGACGGTCGAGTTCCTCGAGGGAGCCCGGGCCCTGTGCGACAAGTTTGGCGCGAAGCTGCTCTTCGATGAGGTGCAGTGCGGCACCGGGCGGCTGGGAACGTTCACGGCAGCCGAGAGCTTCGGCGTGATGCCCGACGCGCTCTCGCTTGCCAAGGGTCTGGCCGCGGGCCTCCCCATTGGGGCAGTCGTGGCGCACCCGTCGCTGGTCGACGACATCGCCATCGGCGACCTCGGGTCGACGTTCGGCGGGGGGCCGGTGCCGTGCGCCGCGGCACTGGCCAACATCGCGGTGATCGAGCGCGAGGGGCTGCTCGAGAATGTGCGCCGGGTGAGCGCGCAGATCCGGAGCGTGGCCGAGTCGCTGCCGCATGTGCTGACCGTGCACGGGCGCGGCTTCCTGCTGGGTCTCGAGCTCGACATCCCGGCGGCCGATGTGCAGCGGGCGCTCTGGGCCAAGCGGATCCTCACGGGAACGTCCACCGATCCGAAGACGCTGCGGCTCTTGCCACCGCTCTCCTTCAGCAGTGATGAGGCCGCCCTGCTGCTGGCTGGGCTCCGCGAGGTGCTGGCGTGA
- a CDS encoding N-acetylornithine carbamoyltransferase yields MSGRDFLAMEEWEPEAIDALLDLAGRCKRGEITDGLTRKVLAMVFMDPSLRTRSSMETAMFLHGGHALALEPGKGSWALETELDVVMDGTTVEHIIEAARVLSRYADALAVRSFPKGNDWATERLDPTIRNFARFAEKPVINLESARRHPCQGLADAMTMREHLGETVGKRFVLMWAWHPKALPTAVPASAAIAAAHLGMEVTIVRPAGYDLDPDDYVAIETLAGKRGGSLKLTEELDGAIEGAHVVYPKSWGSLAHFGNPEAERAGREGKRDWRLTQARMRATAAGKGIAMHCLPVRRNVEMDGDVLDGPNSAVIDQAENRLHAQRALLLEVIGTAR; encoded by the coding sequence GTGAGCGGACGCGACTTCCTTGCGATGGAAGAGTGGGAACCCGAGGCGATCGACGCGCTGCTCGACCTGGCGGGTCGCTGCAAGCGCGGCGAGATCACCGACGGGCTGACCCGCAAGGTGCTCGCGATGGTCTTCATGGACCCGTCGCTCCGGACGCGCTCCTCCATGGAGACGGCGATGTTCCTGCATGGCGGCCATGCGCTCGCACTGGAGCCGGGGAAGGGAAGCTGGGCGTTGGAGACCGAACTCGACGTGGTGATGGACGGCACGACGGTCGAGCACATCATCGAGGCGGCGCGGGTGTTGTCGCGGTATGCCGATGCGCTGGCGGTGCGGTCCTTTCCGAAAGGGAATGACTGGGCCACGGAACGGCTCGACCCGACGATCCGCAACTTCGCCCGCTTTGCGGAGAAGCCGGTGATCAACCTCGAGTCGGCGCGACGCCATCCCTGCCAGGGGCTCGCCGACGCCATGACGATGCGCGAGCATCTCGGCGAGACGGTCGGCAAGCGCTTCGTGCTGATGTGGGCATGGCACCCCAAGGCGCTGCCGACCGCGGTGCCCGCCAGCGCGGCGATCGCGGCCGCGCACCTCGGCATGGAGGTGACGATCGTGCGCCCTGCCGGCTACGACCTCGACCCCGACGATTACGTGGCGATCGAGACGCTGGCCGGGAAGCGCGGCGGCTCGCTGAAGCTCACGGAGGAACTCGACGGCGCGATCGAGGGGGCGCACGTGGTCTACCCCAAGTCGTGGGGCTCGCTGGCCCACTTCGGGAATCCCGAGGCGGAGCGTGCCGGCCGCGAAGGGAAGCGCGATTGGCGCCTCACCCAGGCGCGGATGCGCGCGACCGCGGCCGGGAAGGGAATCGCGATGCACTGCCTGCCGGTGCGCCGCAACGTCGAGATGGACGGCGACGTCCTCGACGGGCCGAACAGCGCCGTGATCGACCAGGCGGAGAACCGGCTGCATGCGCAGCGGGCGCTTCTCCTCGAAGTTATCGGGACAGCACGATGA
- the argB gene encoding acetylglutamate kinase: MTIDPSQGIVGLKGALRYVRAYRDHVFVVKLGGDVLSDKHNLDTVAGQLALLSSLSIRLVVVHGGGTQASALARRLGQEPEMVAGRRVTDDGALEVTKMVYRGLLNTDLVAALRRHGVQATGLSGVDADLITAHRRLPLRVVDDAGVERTVDYGHVGDIDKVDPRVLETLMNARFVPVVSSLAGDAEGNVYNVNADTVAESLAIALKAQKLIFMTGAPGVLRDRNDPSTLVTFADPDDLAELMASGALAGGMRPKVEACIRAATGGVERTHIIDGRAPDALLLEAFTGSGCGTMIVGRKEKATYLGVDLAD; encoded by the coding sequence ATGACCATTGATCCATCCCAGGGCATCGTCGGCCTCAAGGGCGCCCTGCGCTATGTCCGCGCCTACCGCGATCACGTCTTCGTCGTGAAGCTTGGCGGGGATGTGCTGTCGGACAAGCACAACCTCGACACCGTGGCGGGGCAGCTGGCGCTCTTGTCCTCGCTTTCGATTCGTCTGGTCGTGGTGCACGGCGGCGGCACGCAGGCGAGTGCCCTGGCGCGCCGGCTCGGCCAGGAACCCGAGATGGTCGCCGGGCGGCGCGTGACCGACGATGGCGCGCTCGAGGTGACCAAGATGGTCTACCGCGGCCTGCTGAACACCGATCTGGTGGCGGCGTTGCGGCGCCATGGGGTCCAGGCGACCGGCCTCTCCGGCGTTGATGCCGACCTGATCACCGCGCATCGTCGGCTGCCGCTGCGGGTGGTGGACGACGCCGGCGTCGAGCGGACGGTGGACTACGGCCATGTCGGCGACATCGACAAGGTCGACCCGCGGGTGCTCGAGACGCTGATGAACGCGCGCTTTGTGCCCGTGGTGTCGTCGCTGGCGGGTGACGCCGAGGGCAATGTCTACAACGTCAACGCCGACACGGTGGCGGAGTCGCTGGCGATCGCGCTCAAGGCACAGAAGCTGATCTTCATGACCGGCGCGCCCGGCGTGCTGCGCGACCGGAACGATCCGTCGACGCTGGTCACCTTCGCCGACCCGGATGATCTCGCCGAGTTGATGGCGAGCGGCGCGCTCGCCGGCGGGATGCGCCCGAAGGTCGAGGCGTGCATTCGCGCGGCGACCGGGGGCGTCGAGCGGACGCACATCATCGATGGGCGTGCACCGGATGCCCTCCTGCTCGAGGCGTTCACCGGCTCGGGCTGCGGCACCATGATCGTGGGTCGAAAGGAGAAGGCTACCTATCTTGGCGTCGACCTGGCCGACTGA
- a CDS encoding M20/M25/M40 family metallo-hydrolase, with product MASTWPTEVTTLRELVAIPSISGNELPAAEYVEHVARGLGLDVVRDDTSVRVSVGDESAGPTLALASHLDVVPPGEGWSRDPFTPVIEGDLLYGRGSGDAKASVVSMLHALGDVAASGRALRGRALGIFSYGEETRNATMPMAVERAGRLDAALVGEPTNLEFSVAQRGLMMVDLVAHGDQRHAGYAATEGFTNAITVLARNLARLDGIASARVHPVLGVTTVTPTMLEAGVSRNVTPPTARAVLDIRSTPDWTHDELAVLLREQLDCEVVVTSTRLVPCETPAGSALLAAARRARPESTSYGSPTCSDWCFLRHLDAIKVGPGTSRRSHTPDESVNLSEVIAARAFYARVIEEYLA from the coding sequence TTGGCGTCGACCTGGCCGACTGAAGTCACCACGCTCCGCGAGCTGGTGGCCATTCCCTCGATCAGCGGGAATGAGCTGCCGGCCGCGGAGTATGTGGAGCATGTGGCCCGAGGCCTCGGCCTCGACGTGGTGCGCGACGACACCTCCGTCCGCGTCAGCGTCGGCGACGAATCTGCCGGGCCGACGCTCGCGCTGGCCTCGCATCTCGACGTCGTCCCGCCGGGCGAGGGATGGAGCCGCGATCCGTTCACGCCGGTGATCGAGGGCGACCTCCTCTACGGTCGTGGCTCGGGCGATGCCAAGGCATCGGTCGTGTCGATGCTGCATGCCCTCGGCGATGTGGCGGCCTCGGGGCGTGCGCTGCGCGGCCGCGCCCTCGGGATCTTCTCGTACGGCGAGGAGACCCGCAACGCGACGATGCCGATGGCGGTCGAGCGCGCCGGGCGGCTCGATGCTGCGCTCGTGGGCGAGCCGACCAACCTCGAGTTCTCGGTGGCGCAGCGCGGGCTGATGATGGTGGATCTGGTGGCACACGGCGACCAGCGCCACGCCGGGTACGCGGCCACCGAGGGATTCACCAATGCCATCACGGTGCTGGCCCGCAATCTGGCGCGGCTCGACGGCATCGCCAGCGCGAGGGTGCATCCCGTGCTCGGCGTCACCACCGTGACGCCGACGATGCTCGAGGCTGGCGTCTCACGGAACGTCACGCCCCCCACCGCGCGCGCGGTCCTCGATATCCGCTCCACGCCGGACTGGACACACGACGAGCTCGCGGTTCTCCTTCGGGAGCAGCTCGACTGCGAAGTGGTGGTCACTTCGACGCGGCTGGTGCCGTGCGAGACGCCGGCGGGGTCCGCCCTCCTGGCGGCAGCGCGGCGCGCCCGCCCCGAGTCGACGTCCTATGGGTCGCCGACCTGCTCCGACTGGTGCTTCCTGCGGCATCTCGATGCCATCAAGGTCGGTCCAGGCACGTCGCGCCGCTCGCACACCCCGGATGAATCGGTCAACCTCTCCGAAGTGATCGCCGCGCGGGCCTTCTACGCCCGGGTGATCGAGGAGTACCTGGCATGA
- the argH gene encoding argininosuccinate lyase: MSRSETLWSPGAAPDAQMLAYTVADDRTVDARLLRWDVLGSLGHAASLKAGKVISPREYATMRRALLAALRAIDAGELQIGPEHEDGHSAVELWLTKRFGDIGERLHTGRSRNDQVATDLRLFLKDEVLALHGQMTDLAEALLAFATTHRRVLWPGYTHQRIAMPSSAGLWAAAYAEGLLDAADAVHGFWQRLDRSPLGSAAGYGVPLPLVREASAKALGFGGIDQVVTSVQGSRGMLEAAALFWCGEAAHHLAKLSADVILFSADEFGWLTLPTELSTGSSIMPQKRNPDLFELTRARAASLEGDLATVLALKGRLAGGYHRDFQFLKAPLFRGLDRMREMLAMLTTAIPRLGVNADRGRAALSGEVLATDEVMRRVREGQTFRKAYREVAAEVKRGIAMPAISSASLIAARQSTGGIGNLPIVALRKRLRTSRRWQVAERRRFARALAALTARRGR; this comes from the coding sequence ATGAGTCGCAGTGAAACGCTCTGGTCACCAGGCGCTGCCCCCGATGCCCAGATGCTGGCCTACACGGTCGCCGACGATCGCACGGTCGACGCCCGGTTGCTGCGCTGGGATGTCCTCGGCTCGCTCGGCCATGCGGCCTCGCTCAAGGCCGGGAAGGTCATCTCCCCGCGCGAGTATGCCACGATGCGCCGGGCCTTGCTCGCCGCGCTCCGGGCCATCGATGCGGGTGAACTGCAGATCGGGCCCGAGCATGAGGATGGCCACAGCGCGGTGGAGCTCTGGCTCACCAAGCGCTTCGGCGATATCGGTGAGCGGCTCCACACCGGCCGCTCGCGCAACGATCAGGTCGCCACCGACCTGCGCCTCTTCCTGAAGGACGAGGTGCTGGCGCTCCACGGGCAGATGACCGATCTCGCGGAAGCGCTCCTCGCCTTCGCGACGACGCACCGGCGCGTGCTGTGGCCGGGCTACACGCACCAGCGGATCGCGATGCCGTCGTCGGCCGGACTCTGGGCCGCCGCGTATGCCGAGGGACTTCTCGACGCCGCAGACGCGGTGCACGGCTTCTGGCAACGCCTCGATCGCTCCCCGCTCGGCAGCGCCGCAGGCTATGGTGTGCCCCTGCCATTGGTGCGCGAAGCCTCCGCCAAGGCGCTCGGCTTCGGCGGCATCGATCAGGTGGTCACCTCGGTCCAGGGCAGCCGCGGGATGCTCGAGGCAGCGGCGCTCTTCTGGTGTGGCGAGGCGGCGCATCACCTGGCGAAGCTGTCGGCCGACGTGATCCTCTTCTCGGCCGACGAGTTCGGCTGGCTGACGCTGCCGACGGAGCTGTCGACGGGGTCGTCGATCATGCCGCAGAAGCGCAACCCCGATCTCTTCGAGTTGACCCGTGCACGTGCGGCATCGCTTGAGGGCGACTTGGCCACGGTGCTGGCGCTCAAGGGGCGGTTGGCGGGCGGGTATCATCGCGACTTCCAATTCCTGAAGGCGCCGCTGTTCCGCGGGCTGGACCGGATGCGCGAGATGCTGGCGATGCTGACCACTGCGATCCCTCGACTCGGGGTGAATGCCGATCGTGGACGGGCGGCACTCTCGGGCGAGGTGCTCGCGACCGATGAAGTGATGCGGCGAGTGCGCGAGGGTCAGACGTTTCGGAAGGCGTATCGCGAGGTGGCCGCCGAGGTCAAGCGAGGGATCGCAATGCCGGCGATCAGCAGTGCGTCGCTGATTGCGGCGCGGCAGAGCACCGGTGGCATCGGCAACCTGCCGATTGTCGCATTGCGGAAGCGCCTCCGGACGTCGCGGCGGTGGCAGGTGGCCGAGCGTCGCCGCTTTGCACGCGCACTCGCAGCGCTGACGGCGCGGAGGGGACGATGA
- a CDS encoding arginine repressor, with product MSLERRKRHLKILELVATRPMRTQDELAEALSQEGWEVTQSSVSRDISTLGLIKVEGIYQRAAASRLREIADPNERRLAESLLAVDPAGDALLVLHTPPGEAQRVGSALDLLGWPEVVGTLAGDDTIFVATRNAASQGTIQRRLNALMDGRS from the coding sequence ATGAGCCTGGAGCGCCGCAAGCGACACCTGAAGATTCTCGAGCTGGTGGCCACGCGCCCGATGCGGACGCAAGACGAGCTCGCCGAAGCGCTCTCGCAGGAGGGATGGGAGGTCACGCAGAGCTCCGTCTCGCGCGACATCTCGACGCTCGGCCTGATCAAGGTGGAGGGGATCTACCAGCGAGCGGCCGCGTCGCGGCTGCGCGAGATTGCCGACCCGAATGAACGGCGGCTGGCGGAATCCCTGTTGGCGGTCGATCCGGCGGGCGATGCCCTGCTGGTGCTCCACACGCCGCCCGGCGAGGCGCAGCGCGTCGGCAGTGCGCTCGACCTGCTCGGCTGGCCCGAGGTGGTCGGGACGCTTGCGGGCGACGACACGATCTTCGTGGCCACACGCAACGCGGCCTCGCAGGGGACGATCCAGCGTCGCCTGAACGCCTTGATGGACGGACGCAGCTGA